The proteins below come from a single Bacteroidota bacterium genomic window:
- the rpsM gene encoding 30S ribosomal protein S13 has product MARIRGIDLPGKKRGDISLTYIYGIGLSTAREILDKANVEHSVRVDEWTDEQQVAIRNIISENYKTEGELRAEVQMNIKRLIDIGCYRGVRHRKGLPTRGQRTHTNARTRKGRKKGAVANKKQVGK; this is encoded by the coding sequence ATGGCACGTATTAGAGGTATTGACCTTCCAGGAAAAAAAAGAGGAGATATAAGTTTAACTTATATTTATGGTATTGGATTATCTACTGCTCGCGAAATACTGGATAAGGCAAATGTTGAACATTCAGTCAGAGTCGATGAATGGACAGACGAGCAACAAGTTGCTATTCGTAACATCATTAGTGAAAATTATAAAACCGAAGGTGAACTAAGAGCCGAAGTTCAAATGAATATCAAGCGTTTAATTGATATTGGATGTTACAGAGGCGTTCGTCATAGAAAAGGTTTACCAACACGTGGGCAGCGTACTCATACCAATGCAAGAACACGTAAGGGACGTAAAAAAGGTGCTGTTGCCAATAAGAAACAAGTAGGTAAATAA
- the rpsD gene encoding 30S ribosomal protein S4 has translation MARYIGPKSKIARRFKDPIFGPDKSLGKKAASTGRRRGKTTEYGIQLTEKQKAKYTYGLLERQFRNLFDKAARKQGKTGDNLLKFLEARLDNAVFRLGISPTRAGARQLVLHKHIVVNDKVVNIASFSLRPGDVVGVREKSKSLECIQDSLAARKNAVSWFEWDLDSKSGKFVSYPERGDIPENIRENLIVEFYSKQ, from the coding sequence ATGGCAAGATACATTGGCCCAAAGTCAAAAATTGCAAGGAGATTTAAAGATCCAATTTTTGGACCTGATAAGTCTTTAGGAAAGAAAGCTGCTTCAACTGGAAGACGTAGAGGAAAAACTACTGAATACGGTATTCAGCTTACTGAAAAGCAAAAAGCAAAATATACATATGGATTGCTCGAAAGACAATTCCGTAACTTATTCGATAAAGCTGCAAGAAAACAAGGTAAAACAGGTGATAATCTGTTGAAATTTCTTGAAGCAAGATTGGATAATGCAGTATTTAGATTAGGTATTTCTCCAACCAGAGCTGGTGCTCGTCAACTCGTGTTGCATAAGCATATAGTTGTAAATGATAAAGTTGTAAATATTGCTTCTTTTAGTTTACGTCCTGGAGATGTGGTTGGTGTGCGCGAAAAGTCAAAGTCACTGGAATGTATTCAGGACTCCTTAGCAGCAAGAAAAAATGCTGTTAGCTGGTTTGAGTGGGATCTGGATAGCAAATCAGGTAAATTTGTTAGCTATCCTGAAAGAGGAGATATTCCTGAAAACATCAGGGAAAACTTAATTGTCGAGTTTTATTCTAAGCAATAA
- a CDS encoding DNA-directed RNA polymerase subunit alpha has product MGLIPFQKPDKVVMQKASDFHGLFEFYPLEKGYGVTIGNGLRRVLLSSLEGFAITNVKINGVEQEFSTITGVVEDVVNIILNLKQIRFKPITDEQEERVFVSLSGKKQFTAEDIGKASNSFKVLNPEMVICNMEPSVKLEMEITVKRGRGYVSIEENKPIDAPIGMITIDSIFSPIKHVQYSVENYRVGQNTDFEKLSFDIKTDGSIHPEDALKEAAKVLMQHFVLFSDEKITLDEELKKEERKVDEKFLQMRKLLKTPLTDLDLSVRAYNCLAAAGIKTLGELVQYDVGDLLKFRNFGKKSLIEIEELVREKGLTFGMDVVSYKLDQE; this is encoded by the coding sequence ATGGGATTAATTCCATTTCAAAAACCTGACAAGGTTGTCATGCAAAAAGCATCCGATTTTCACGGATTATTCGAATTTTATCCTTTGGAAAAAGGTTATGGAGTAACTATTGGAAACGGATTGAGAAGAGTTCTTCTTTCTTCACTGGAAGGTTTTGCTATTACCAATGTAAAAATCAATGGTGTTGAGCAAGAGTTTTCGACCATTACTGGTGTTGTTGAAGATGTCGTAAATATTATTCTCAATCTGAAGCAAATTAGATTTAAGCCGATTACTGATGAGCAAGAAGAGCGTGTTTTTGTTTCTTTGAGTGGCAAAAAGCAATTTACTGCAGAAGATATCGGTAAAGCTTCCAATAGCTTTAAAGTTTTAAATCCCGAAATGGTGATTTGTAACATGGAGCCAAGTGTGAAGCTTGAAATGGAAATCACTGTTAAAAGGGGTAGAGGTTATGTTTCTATTGAAGAAAACAAACCAATTGATGCACCTATTGGGATGATTACTATCGATTCTATTTTCTCACCTATTAAGCATGTGCAATATAGTGTGGAAAATTATAGAGTTGGACAAAATACAGATTTTGAGAAATTGTCTTTCGACATCAAAACAGATGGTTCTATTCATCCTGAAGATGCTCTGAAAGAAGCTGCAAAAGTATTAATGCAGCATTTTGTTCTATTTTCTGATGAGAAAATTACGCTTGATGAAGAATTGAAAAAAGAAGAGCGTAAAGTAGATGAGAAGTTCTTACAAATGAGAAAACTTCTGAAAACACCTTTGACAGATTTGGATCTTTCTGTTAGAGCTTACAATTGTTTAGCTGCTGCAGGAATCAAAACATTAGGCGAATTGGTTCAGTATGATGTTGGAGATTTGTTGAAATTCAGAAATTTCGGTAAGAAATCACTCATTGAAATAGAAGAATTAGTAAGAGAAAAAGGTTTGACCTTTGGAATGGATGTAGTAAGCTATAAATTAGATCAGGAGTAA
- the rpsK gene encoding 30S ribosomal protein S11, whose product MGKKRVRATKKRKVVIEPIGIAFVKATFNNVIISITNSSGQVISWSSAGKMGFKGSKKNTPYAAQKAAEDCAKVAFDLGVRKATVYVKGPGSGRDAAIRSINNTGIEVTKIHDVTPLPHNGCRPPKRRRV is encoded by the coding sequence ATGGGAAAGAAACGAGTAAGAGCGACTAAAAAGCGTAAAGTAGTTATTGAGCCTATTGGGATTGCATTTGTTAAAGCAACATTCAATAATGTGATTATTTCGATTACGAATTCAAGTGGTCAGGTAATTTCATGGTCATCTGCTGGAAAAATGGGATTTAAGGGTTCTAAAAAGAACACTCCTTATGCCGCTCAAAAAGCAGCTGAAGACTGTGCAAAAGTAGCTTTTGATTTAGGAGTTCGTAAAGCAACTGTTTATGTAAAAGGACCAGGTTCAGGTAGAGATGCAGCCATACGATCCATTAACAATACTGGAATTGAAGTAACCAAAATTCATGATGTTACACCACTTCCACACAATGGTTGTCGTCCTCCAAAACGAAGAAGAGTCTAA
- the rpmJ gene encoding 50S ribosomal protein L36, which produces MKVRASIKKRSADCKIVRRKGRLYVINKKNPRFKQRQG; this is translated from the coding sequence ATGAAAGTCAGAGCATCAATCAAAAAGAGAAGTGCGGATTGCAAGATTGTGAGGCGCAAAGGCCGACTGTATGTTATTAATAAAAAGAATCCAAGATTTAAACAAAGACAAGGATAG
- the infA gene encoding translation initiation factor IF-1, which translates to MAKQATIVQDGVVTEALPNAMFRVRLENGHEILTHISGKMRMYYIRILPGDKVKVEMSPYDLTKGRITFRYK; encoded by the coding sequence ATGGCAAAACAAGCAACAATAGTTCAGGATGGAGTGGTAACAGAAGCATTACCTAATGCAATGTTTCGAGTAAGGTTAGAGAATGGACATGAGATTTTAACTCATATTTCAGGTAAAATGAGAATGTATTATATCCGAATTTTACCAGGAGATAAAGTAAAGGTAGAAATGTCACCCTATGATTTGACAAAAGGAAGAATAACTTTTAGATATAAGTAA
- the rplQ gene encoding 50S ribosomal protein L17, with amino-acid sequence MRHGKKFKHLSRKSAHRKAMLSNMATSLIMHKRISTTVTKAKELRKYIEPLITKSKTDSTHSRRIVFSYLKQKEAITELFSTVADKVAERPGGYTRIIKTGTRLGDNAETCIIELVDFNELYVKEVTKKSTRRRSRSGSKAAATTVAATDTAVAAENDVEEVIVEKADSTENEAPKEEAKVENTPEKSDVEEVKSEVVEEVKEEKKEEEVKEEKVEEKKEITEEKKEKKGDDKNEKEEK; translated from the coding sequence ATGAGACACGGAAAGAAGTTTAAACACTTAAGTAGAAAATCAGCTCACAGAAAGGCTATGTTGTCTAATATGGCAACATCGCTTATTATGCATAAACGAATCTCAACTACAGTTACAAAAGCTAAAGAGTTGAGGAAGTATATTGAACCACTTATTACCAAGTCAAAGACTGATTCAACGCATTCAAGGCGTATAGTATTCAGTTATTTGAAGCAGAAGGAGGCAATTACAGAATTGTTTTCAACAGTAGCTGATAAAGTCGCTGAAAGACCAGGTGGATATACTCGAATAATAAAAACGGGTACACGGTTGGGTGATAATGCTGAAACATGTATTATTGAGTTAGTTGATTTTAATGAGCTATATGTAAAAGAGGTTACGAAAAAATCAACCAGAAGACGTTCAAGATCTGGTTCTAAAGCTGCCGCAACAACAGTTGCTGCAACAGATACTGCTGTAGCTGCAGAAAATGATGTTGAAGAAGTAATAGTAGAAAAAGCTGATTCAACTGAAAACGAAGCTCCAAAAGAAGAAGCAAAAGTTGAAAATACGCCAGAGAAATCTGATGTTGAAGAAGTTAAGAGTGAAGTAGTCGAAGAGGTGAAAGAAGAGAAGAAAGAAGAAGAGGTGAAGGAAGAGAAAGTTGAGGAGAAGAAAGAGATTACCGAGGAAAAGAAAGAAAAGAAGGGAGACGATAAAAACGAGAAAGAGGAAAAGTAG